CAGTCCCATTGAAATCCACAGGTCAAGAGTGTTATTGGAAATTCCTAGATAACCACAGGTTTGTTTTTTGTTCAGAAATGGAGTGTCTAATCCCATATCTTCTTTGAAATGATGAATCTCATCTTTGATAAGAGTTGCAATCATTTTTTGAATTTCTTGTGTCTGTTCTTCTGGTAGTTGTACTAACATTATTATCTCCTTCCTAATGTCCTAAAACATATGTAAATTGTTTGGCAGTTTCTGCATCAAAAGTGCGGTAGCTAACGACTCCTAGTCCTTTGACGTTTGATTCAGAGATAAGAATGGAGCCATCTGATTTGACTTGTTCCACAAAGGCAATGTGACCATAGGTTGGATCTGCTCCAGCTTGTCCTGGGCTAAAAGATAGTGCGGAGTGTTCAGTAGGGGTATGAGTTGTTTGATAACCTGGGGCATTCATCCATTGACCACCATTTCCCATATACTCTCCAAAGCTAACACCGACCTCTTTTCCTCGGTTATAGACAAACCAGGTACATTGTCCCCAAGGATAAGACAGTCCTATATAGCTTGAGGTATTGATTTCTTTGGTGAGGCTATAGCCTTGTGGGACATCCCCAGTTGTGACACCGCCTCCGTCTCTCGTTTTTCCTGTCGTTTGTTCAGGGGCTTTTGGTGTACCTCCATGCTCATCGATATAAGTATCGAGTTTTTGCATGGTTTCAGCACGCCTTTTTCCTGAGCCAGAGGTATCGGTGAAGTAGACCCCACCATCTGTTGACGTGTTGAGGGAACCACTCGCAAATTTTTGCGCTTTGTCATCTTGGACTTTGAAGGTTTCATTTTTATTGCCAATGATGGTCTGATTGGTGAGTCCAACAACGGCCACTTCATCGTTAAAATTATTGGCGTTTTCTGGATTAGAGTCAAATGCTCCAAAACCAAACATGTTGGAACCAGGATTTGTCGCAACTCCAGCTGTTCCAAGTGAGCTTTCATTTAAGGCAATCGCTACAATGGCACGAACATCTAGATTAGACTTAGCCTCCCAATCTAGGAGCTTTTTCCCATTGATGCGTTTCTTGTCATAGGAGATGCCTAAAGTATCTAAAAAGCCGTCTAATTGCTCTGCTTTAATACCATAGCGATGGACGAGTAAATTATGGGTATAGGGGTCTCCATTTGACCAGTGGTCTGTGTAGGTTGCGCCATTTAGTGATTGAGAAGAGCCACCAGTGCTACCTCCTCCGACGGCTCCCATAATGATGATAATGATAAAAACAGGAAAAAAGAGAGGAAGAAGGCTAGATAATAGATACCATTTTAGTTTTTTCATCGACTCTCCTTTCTACTTAATGTCTGATATAAGCTGTAAATAGAACAGTCCCAAAGCGCCATTTAGCGTCTAAGACGACGGAATGAGCTTTCGTTTGTGCAATGATCTGGTCTTTGTCTTTTTCTGAGACTGGAAATAAAAGAAGGAAATCGACGGAGCGTTTCCCTTCTTGGTAGGCCTTAAAAAGTGTCTCTTCAAGCATTCTTGGAAAGGCTGTTCTTGAGCGTATTTTAGTATTCATTCTATTCTCCTCTCAATTGGTTTAGGCGTTGAGTTAAACGATCTCGTCGCTCGATATTGGCTCTTATCTTATCGTCTCGTGTCATAGTCTGACGATAAGCACGAGTGAAGGCATTGGAACCTTGGGCTTTATACATGGCTTGAGGATCCTTGTAAGCATCCAATCTCCGTTCTAGGGTATTGATACGGTGTTGTTTGAATGGTGACATCCACTCTTCTCTGAGCGTTTGGAATTCGTCTTCTGGACTAGGTATTCCTTCTGACATGATTGGTGTCTCATTTGGAGGTGTTGGGCTCTCTTCTTCAATCGGCTTGAAGTTATCAGGTGGTGTCTGTGTTGGAGGAATGATTGGTTCTGGATATTCTGGCGTTATTGGAGCCTCTGTTGGTACAGATGGCATGGCAGTTTCCGGTTGACTTGGTTCTTTACGGGTAAAGAAGGAACCAGCATTTTGGAAATGGCTCTTGGCATTCATCATTACTCCAGTCCCAAAACCGGCTCCAGCTAATGTAAAGTTTCCGAGGTGTTGAGCCGTCGCAAGGCTTCGTGTTGGGACTTGTGAAGCAACCTCTTTGGTCTTTGTGACGCCATGTTCAACTTTAGTCCCAATATCTGTCGCAACCATTCGAGCTTTGGAGCCAAGAACGAATTGGAGGAGTTGGCCTTTAAATCTCCAGATGAGGAAATAGATGACACCTTTAGAAACCACCGATACTAAGAGTTTGAAGACAAGACCAAATAAGAGAAGGGATGGTAAGGTTTTTAGAACTCCATCAAACCCATTTGTGACGATGTTTTCTATTATTTTTTCAATATAGAAAATAAGGAGTGTTAAGAGAGTTGTAATTGCTGGAAAAATCAAACCTCCAAACATAACTTTAAGCACTCCAAAGACCAACTCTTGCATCCTTGGGACGAATGACATGAGAAGGACTACTGGGAAAAGTAGAATCATGGTGAGGACAAGGATTTGAGCTACTACATTTAAGAGCCGGATAAGGATAATGGGGACGGCTAATACAAAGGCTTCTACAATTTTAAAAATCACATAGAACATCCGAGTGAAAATGAAGTCCGGCATAGCTGATACCCAACGGTTCTTTTCACCATCATCGTTGGCTCCGTCTCCTAAATCGTCTAAATACTTGGAACGGTCTTTGGCTTTGACAGCCTTAAAATTTCCATTCTTATCACTAGTTCCAAGGACTTTACTGTCGTCAAAGGCTTCTTCTTTCCCGTCTTGGCTGTTCTTGTATTTTCCATTTTCTTGGCCGGTATTGACAAAGACATAGGCTTTATAGGACGTTTCTGCAATGTAGCTATCCGACATCGATTTTCCAATTTTAATCGACTTGTCTTTGGCGTAGTCCACCTTAATACCTGCAATCTTTTTGGTAACGTCTTTAGAGACGTTATTGACGGTATCAAGGAGATAGAGCCCACCAGAAGTTCCAGCAACTGTCCCAAAGTACCCCAGAGCTAATAGAAGTACTAGACAGACATGAAGGAGTGTTCTTGAAAAGGAGCCTTTTGAAAAGAAATACTGGTAGAACAGGTAGAAAGCTAAAACCAAAAGCAAGGTGCCTACAAGTGATTTGTTGGTAATGTTGCCAGAATTAGAGCCCGTAAATCCGTGCCAAATACTGCTTGCTCCATGAAAGACATAGGTTTTATAGGTGGCGTAGAGATCAATCTTTTCTAAGATGCGAATGAGGAGGGAAAAGAAGCCAACGACGGCATTAAGAATGAAAAAGAAGAGGTTTACGAAGAGTTCATTAATTAGGACCCAGGCTCCATTAAAGGAGCCAAAGTTGGTTGGTTCCATGTAGGACTTTAGGGAGAAGATATCCACTCCCTTGAGCTTGGCAAAAGCTTCTTGCATCAGTTCACCTCCTAACTAGCGTATTTATTTTCGAGACTTGAAGAGACTGTTGCTTTCATTGGTTTTAGAAGCATGTCAATATCCTCAAAGAGATTATGGACGGAAATCATATTAAGATTACCGTAGACATCGTAGTAAAGGCACTGACCAGAAATCATATTATCAATCCATTCAAGGTTACTTTCAGTGACTTCGAGATTGACGTGTCTGAGAATATCTTCACGTTCAGATTTTTCATAGAAGGCAAAGATAGTCCCAAATCCAGTCGTGTCATCTTCATTTTCTGCATCGTGGACAGATTGTGTAATCAGTGCTAAGGTATTGTTTTTGGAGCGTCCAATACGTCTCATATTTTTGATAACGGCTTTTCCCTCTGCGGACTTCATGAGAATCCAAGCTTCGTCAAAGAACTCAATGGTATCTTCATTTTCATTGCGTTCTCCAAAGTGGGTACAAAAGGCCCCAAGCGCAAACATGAGGGCAATAGAGTTCCGTTCGTGGTCTGAAATCTTTGTGGAATCATCCTTTGGGAGCTTGAGGTTATTGACTTCTAGGATAGTGACTCGGGACTCATAGTTAAGACCTGGTGTGCTACCATCTGAGAAAGCGAGTTCCAAGATGGAGTTTGTCACAATGGACGTCAGGTAGCGACCCACTGAGGCAATTTCAGATGAGGAAGCCTGTCTTAAGGCTTCTAGGACATGTTTAAAGCCGACGTTTTCACCAGCTACTCGACGTTCTACGATAGCATTGATGGCTTCTGTGATGGCTGTTTTCTGGTCCATTGTGACATCATCTACGGCTTGTAGTAGAAACTCAAGCATGTTCTTTGCGACTTCTACAGCTTGTTCCTTATCAAGGACAACAATGGGGTCTAGAACTCCGTGGTTTGATGGCAGTGAGCTGTCTAGTGTCACAAAGTTAAAGTTGTCAATCTGTTTTTTGCGTTCAGGGTAGCGTCGTGCAAATTCAGGGGAATTGATTACCTCTTGATAGTGATTTCTAAGTTCTCGTTTGGGGTCAATATAGAGGGTTTTGACATTTTGTAAAGCCACACTCAAAAAGATAATCTGAGCGAGGAAAGATTTTCCTTGTCCTGTCGCACCCGTAATAATGATATGTGGGTTCTTGGTAATCTTTCCAGCGATATCTTCTTTGTTTCCGACTGTGGCATTGTAGAGGACGATATTTTTAGAGGAATCAATGGCTTTAGCGATAGAGTCCCAACGTCCCGTCCAGTTATCTACTCGTCCTATATACCAACCGATACGGTTTCCTGAGGACGTATTGGTAAAGGGCATGAGTTCTGAAAACCCACGGGCTGTGACCATATGTGTCCAAGTACGTGTTCTCTTTTGGAGGTTTTCCCCGTAGAGTAGGGCTTGAAAGAGGTAAGGACCATCTTGTGAAGCTTCACTGATTTCAACACCCATATCATCAAAATAGTTGAGAACTACTTGTCGTCTTTGACGAAGCTGATTGACGCTAGAAGCAGAGACGATTAGATAGGCTCCATATTCAATGATCTCTTCCTTGTTTCCAACTTTCTTCATCAAGTCTTTTAGGGAGATAGATCCCATGATGATTTCATCTTGTTGGACGGTGTCCGTATTTTCAGCTTCCTCCATGATGTTTCGATAACGGGTATTGGAACGTCCCATTCTCCCCTTAATTTTGTTGGTATCAATGAATTCTGCCTTGATGCGTAGTTCTACGGGAAAGTTCAAGCGTTGGACAAATTCGCTTAGGTGAAAGCCGTTGAATTGCACGGGAAACTTTCCAACAGGAAGAATAGTCACAAAAGAGGAACCATAAGGACTTTCGAGCTTGAGGAAGCCTCCTTTTAGGACTTTAATCAGGGTGTCTGTGATATTAAATTGGGAGCGATTAGCAAGGACCTCCTTTTTGTAGTGGGGAATATAGCGGAGGTATTGCATCCGCTGGTAGTAAAAGAGTTCTTCATTGGTCAGACGTTTGGCACGTAGTACAGAGAAGGCTTGGAAAATAGTGAATTCGTCACTTCTGTAATCGTCATACCATGTGGGACTCAATGCGTATTCGTAGCCAAGACCTTTTGCGATTTTCTCCGAGAACTCATTAAAACTCTCATAGGCCAAGTCTTTCACCGTTGCCCCGTGATTTTGTTTGCGTAAGGTCACTCCCACGACCCAGTCAAACTGATAAGGAATTTCCATTTCATCCGTGAGACGGTCAACCGTGTAAAGAAGGAGTTCTTCTCCCAGATCACGGCTATCATCTGCCAATGCTTCTGAAAAGTCCCTCATTTTCTCTTCTAAGAGATAATCTTTAGGAATGAGTGAAATCTCAAAGGACTTATTTTTCTGGAGCTTTTTTATCATTTGAGCAACTGTAATCTTGTGTTTGTCCTTTTTCTCTTCATCTGTAATGGTAATGGGAGTATTGGGAATACGGTAATAGGCTACCACCGTTCGATCTTTTTTGAGGGCTAGATTTTCATAGGTTTCCTTAATGGGATAGGTTAAGGTAATACTCATAAGACCTCCTTTTCTATAGTTTTGTTTTTTCAAAGACAATTTCTTCTAATAGCTCTATTCGGTCTTCATGGTAGATTGCTTTTTTATTGAGCTTGAAATCCCAGAAGTAAATCAGGTAGTCCCCAATAAAAACGTGCATCTTCTTACCGTGTGGCTCGTATTCGGTGTAGAATTTAGCAAGTTTATAGGGGAGGTACCAGTAGAGCAGTAGTGAAATAGAGTGTGTGAGTTTTGCGAGGGGAACCAGGATGACTCCTCCAAATAGCAACATAGCTACAAAAACGAAGGTAAAGACAATGAAAAAGGACAATTGCATTGGTGTCGCAAAGTACCAGAGGCGAGTCCCCTTTTTTGTCTTGATTTCCTGGATCCAATAGGGGGCATTCAAGCCCTTACTGTAGTCATAGAGTCTTTCTTCAGCCATACTTAAAGTCCTGAATCGATACCAAAGAGTCGTAGGAACCAGCCGACCACTTTTAGGATGTCTTGTCCTTTTGCGATTGAGACAATGACGGCATAGAAACCAACGACTGAGAAAAGTTGAAGCCAAGAACTGTTTCGCCAAGCCTTAATAGCCAACAAAACAGCGATAGCGGTGAGAATCCAAATCCCATCGCCTTGGAGGAAGGTACGTAGATTGTCTGTATTCATAGAGTTCTCCTAATCTTTATCGTTTGCGTAGTTGAGAGGAATGGTGTGTTCTAGTTTTGTGACATAGTAGCTCTTGTCTTTTTCTGAGAGCGTGAAGGTGAAGTTTTCAGAGTGTGTCGTTCCTCCCACCTCAAAGGTTGCTTGTACATAAGCAATGAGACCAGCCCCATCTTTCTTAAGATAGGTGTAGTCAATCGTTTTAAAGGTGGTATTAGCTACAATAGCAACGTTCTTAGCAATAAGGTTTAGGTTATCTTGGTTAGTGGTATAGTTGATAAAGAAAACCTTGAGGAACTTTTCAACCTTCTTGTGTTGCCTGTCTGAGACGTGGTCGTTGGCTGTGAGTTGGAGTTGATCGTCTTCGCTAAAGTGTCCAGCTTGTGAAGAGTCAATCGCTGAGAACCAAGGGAGTCCAGAAATGTAATATTTCCCTTCTTTTTCATCAAAGGGAATATTAAATCCCGTTACCAGTTCTTTTTCCTCAGTGTCTTTGTCATGTTGGATTATTTCCTTATATTTGACCTTGTAGGTGGCTACCTTACCTTCTACCGTGACTAATTGTGAGTAGAGCAAGGTACTTGGGTTACGCACTTGACCTTGTGCTTTGACGTCTGGAACGAAGTTATAGAAACTGTTGAGGTGTTCGACTTGTGCTTGTTGTTTATCCCCTTCTTGTGGGAGGGTGAAGTAGGCGTAGACATAGTCATTGAGGTAATACTGGAGCTTGTAGTCATACTTGCGATTAGCGTCAACAGGCTGTTCTTTTTGTTTTTGAGTCGCTTTCACTTGAGCTTGTAGTGTTCCCACTTTATTTGAGAGTGTGATGGCACGGATGGATCCCATAAGACCAACAAAAAGGAGGAATGAAATTCCTCCGATAATAGATAGATTGACGGTCTTTTTAGTGGTGACTTTTAGCTTTGGTGGACCTCCTTTCTTCTCTACCTTTTTAAAATTTGAGAGGTATTCTCTTGCTTTTAGTAAGTATCGTTTAGCTTTTATCATAGGACCTCCTTCTAGAGACTAGCGAGTTCAATGAGTTTAGAACCTTTAGCATAGAGGCGTTTATTGGCTTTTTCAATCTCACTGTTAATGTAGTAGTAGCCTCGTAATTCATTGTGGAGTTGTTCCACTAATTCAGGCTTTAGGTCTTTGACTTCTTCTTTTTTGAGAAGGGCATTTAGTTCTCCCGCCTTGGTCCAAGCTTGTTTGTGGTCTTTCTTTTTGAGTAATTCTCCAAGTTCGTTGGTAACCTGTCCAACTTTTGTTTCAAACATCGTTTTAGTAGCCATATCAATTTCCTTTCTAAATGTTTCGTGATTGTCTTTGATGGTCTGTTGAATATAAGCAATGAGAGAGGGACGCATCCGTTTATTGAGACTCAGAACCTGACCGTCTAGGGTGAAACAGGCATGTTCATAGTCGTAGAAGCCCCTATCATTTGGAGGTTTTTCGGTACATCTTC
Above is a window of Streptococcus salivarius DNA encoding:
- a CDS encoding helix-turn-helix transcriptional regulator encodes the protein MLVQLPEEQTQEIQKMIATLIKDEIHHFKEDMGLDTPFLNKKQTCGYLGISNNTLDLWISMGLPYIKIGKSIRFNKESVNHWMARLEISA
- a CDS encoding CHAP domain-containing protein — protein: MKKLKWYLLSSLLPLFFPVFIIIIIMGAVGGGSTGGSSQSLNGATYTDHWSNGDPYTHNLLVHRYGIKAEQLDGFLDTLGISYDKKRINGKKLLDWEAKSNLDVRAIVAIALNESSLGTAGVATNPGSNMFGFGAFDSNPENANNFNDEVAVVGLTNQTIIGNKNETFKVQDDKAQKFASGSLNTSTDGGVYFTDTSGSGKRRAETMQKLDTYIDEHGGTPKAPEQTTGKTRDGGGVTTGDVPQGYSLTKEINTSSYIGLSYPWGQCTWFVYNRGKEVGVSFGEYMGNGGQWMNAPGYQTTHTPTEHSALSFSPGQAGADPTYGHIAFVEQVKSDGSILISESNVKGLGVVSYRTFDAETAKQFTYVLGH
- a CDS encoding ATP-binding protein — translated: MSITLTYPIKETYENLALKKDRTVVAYYRIPNTPITITDEEKKDKHKITVAQMIKKLQKNKSFEISLIPKDYLLEEKMRDFSEALADDSRDLGEELLLYTVDRLTDEMEIPYQFDWVVGVTLRKQNHGATVKDLAYESFNEFSEKIAKGLGYEYALSPTWYDDYRSDEFTIFQAFSVLRAKRLTNEELFYYQRMQYLRYIPHYKKEVLANRSQFNITDTLIKVLKGGFLKLESPYGSSFVTILPVGKFPVQFNGFHLSEFVQRLNFPVELRIKAEFIDTNKIKGRMGRSNTRYRNIMEEAENTDTVQQDEIIMGSISLKDLMKKVGNKEEIIEYGAYLIVSASSVNQLRQRRQVVLNYFDDMGVEISEASQDGPYLFQALLYGENLQKRTRTWTHMVTARGFSELMPFTNTSSGNRIGWYIGRVDNWTGRWDSIAKAIDSSKNIVLYNATVGNKEDIAGKITKNPHIIITGATGQGKSFLAQIIFLSVALQNVKTLYIDPKRELRNHYQEVINSPEFARRYPERKKQIDNFNFVTLDSSLPSNHGVLDPIVVLDKEQAVEVAKNMLEFLLQAVDDVTMDQKTAITEAINAIVERRVAGENVGFKHVLEALRQASSSEIASVGRYLTSIVTNSILELAFSDGSTPGLNYESRVTILEVNNLKLPKDDSTKISDHERNSIALMFALGAFCTHFGERNENEDTIEFFDEAWILMKSAEGKAVIKNMRRIGRSKNNTLALITQSVHDAENEDDTTGFGTIFAFYEKSEREDILRHVNLEVTESNLEWIDNMISGQCLYYDVYGNLNMISVHNLFEDIDMLLKPMKATVSSSLENKYAS
- a CDS encoding conjugal transfer protein → MAEERLYDYSKGLNAPYWIQEIKTKKGTRLWYFATPMQLSFFIVFTFVFVAMLLFGGVILVPLAKLTHSISLLLYWYLPYKLAKFYTEYEPHGKKMHVFIGDYLIYFWDFKLNKKAIYHEDRIELLEEIVFEKTKL
- a CDS encoding conjugal transfer protein, yielding MIKAKRYLLKAREYLSNFKKVEKKGGPPKLKVTTKKTVNLSIIGGISFLLFVGLMGSIRAITLSNKVGTLQAQVKATQKQKEQPVDANRKYDYKLQYYLNDYVYAYFTLPQEGDKQQAQVEHLNSFYNFVPDVKAQGQVRNPSTLLYSQLVTVEGKVATYKVKYKEIIQHDKDTEEKELVTGFNIPFDEKEGKYYISGLPWFSAIDSSQAGHFSEDDQLQLTANDHVSDRQHKKVEKFLKVFFINYTTNQDNLNLIAKNVAIVANTTFKTIDYTYLKKDGAGLIAYVQATFEVGGTTHSENFTFTLSEKDKSYYVTKLEHTIPLNYANDKD